The nucleotide sequence TAAATCAATCAGCTCAAGCGATGTTAGCTCAAGCAAACCAATTGCCTCAAGGAATTCTACAGCTTTTACAATAATTTTGATTTGAATGGAAGATAGTTCTATATGAACTTATCTTCCATTTATTTTCTGTGATACACTATTTTACAGAAATCACGATTGAGAGGAAGACCGGTGTGAATATTGAAAAAGTAAATCCGTTAAGTTTACTTCGATTAGGTTCTAAAAAAGAAACAACTCTTGAAAAAGTGTCATTTTCAGAAGTGATGGCAAAAGGTCGAGAAGAGAAAACCATTGACCGCTTGCGCGAGTTAGTGTCTAAGATTGAAGATCAAGGGTCGATTTTAGCAGAATCCCGTACGGTTGAAGATTTACGAAAGTACAAGCAGCTCGTTAAAGACTTTATGGACGATGCGATTAAGTCTGGACTTCAGTTAGAAGATCGTCGCGGTTTTACGAGACGGGGGAAATCTAAAATCTATAAAATTGTAGAACAGGTTGATAAAAAGATAATTGAACTTACAGATGCTGTTTTAGTCCAACAAAAAAGCAGTTTAGAAATTCTTGATTTGGTTGGAGAAATAAAAGGATTACTTGTAAACGTATACGCATAATGTCGTAAAAAAGGAAGCAGGTGAAATCATGGACATTGCCTCTCTTTCCGTCATGTTGAACCAATCACAAGTCCAGCAGCAGGCAAACCTTTCCATCATGAAAATGGCGATGAACACAGCTGAACAAAACAGTGTAAATTTTACCAAGATGTTAGAACAATCTGTTCAACCACACTTAGGCAGCAAAATTGATATGAAATTATAAGAAGATCTCCTTTCATGAGGTCTTTTTTATTTGTCGTTTTTTGCAACACATTTCTAGTAAACTTTCTCTCTACTTATGGGTATACTTCATTTAGAGAGAGGAGTGAACTGAGATGGATCGAGTATTTCGGATACAGAAGCATCTATGGGTCTGTTTGTGTTTAGGTATTTTAAATGCGGCAGATGCTTTGTTCACTCATCAGCTGCTCCAAAAAGGCGGGACAGAACTCAATCCCTTAATGCGCAGTTTGTATGAATATGATCCCGTCATCTTTCTCCTCGTTAAATTCTTTTTTACTTACTTAATTATTGCGATAGGGTTTATTCCTTTGAAGAGAAGAGTACAGGTTCTGCTGAACATCGCTTTGCTTGTTTATATGGTTGTAATCACATGGCATGTAATTATTAATGTGTGGCTTGTGAAATAAATAAAAACCTCCCGATTGGGGAGGCTTTATTATTGCAGTTGTCGATCCAGTTGTGAAACGGATAAATCTCTAACGGTCGGTAATCCTTCTGGTGGATTTTTTATTAATTCTGGGTTATATATGATTTTTAAACGAGACTTGGTTGGCGACATCTGAGCTTGTCCTGTTTCGAATACATATGTACCAAGTTTGCCGTTATTCATATTCACTTTCCCACGTGTCGCATTTAATACGACCTTCCGTCCAAAAACACCGCCTTGAATTTCTACGTTAGATCCAACACCGTAAATCTCCATTAAGTCTTCTGAATAAAAGAACCCTCGAATGATGTTGGCAGTATCACCGTATACGTTGTTATTCGCAATTAAAATAGAGTCTTTACCAAAAAGAACGAGTGACTTTTCGATGTTATTCTGATTAATACCTTGCAATCGAGAATAGCGGATGGCCGTTTTTCCAGTTACATAAACGGTTGAATTGAACTTGATATGAGAGCCCCAAATGGTTAGGTCACCATCCACAAAGATTGGACCGTCGATTTCAAACTGTTCATAGTTGTTGTAGGTATAATGATTTGTACTTTTATCCCCAATTACAACGTTTCCGCCGAAGTACGCCCCTTGTTTAAACGATAGCTTACTCCATCCGTCTTTTCCGTTACTGATGGTAATGTCTCTATTTTCAGCGTATGTTCTGGAGCTGAAACGATTAAAAACAAAACTTCCTCTAAACTTGATATCATTCTTTGAGTCCACGAAAACGTTAGAAGAGGCATATTGGTCTCTAATGTGGTCTTTGTGTGGATTGTTGTTAAAATTTGCGTCGTTAACTGCAGTGACAGGAAATGAATTGCCGAACTCAGGAAAGTAATATTGACCCCGCTGACCTTCTATATCAATCGGCGCAAAACTTGGAGTGCGAGTATCGACAATCGGTACGTATTCTTTGTTTACCTCTGTAAAAGAGGTAAAGGCTTCACGAACATTCTCCTTGTTCACTTTTTGGTAAGGTGTTTTGTTGTTAAAGTCCTTTTCTTTAATGTGATCGCTATATTTTACATCCGACGTCATTTTATAGAGGCTTCCTGGAAGGATTAAGTGCGCTTTTCTTCCGTTTTCCCCTTCAACACTTGGCAGATCAGACGAAATCCAGTCGTTGTCTGTCCCAACAATTCCTTTATTCTTCGTAATCAGGTTTCGTTCTACATAAAGGTCACCCTTAATAGCTACGCCTCCATGCAGAAACATGTTGCCGTCATCGTCTCTTTCGGTACATCCGTTTCTTCCTTTACACGGATTATAGGCGCCGAGTGCATAGTTTAACGCTTCGGGTACTTGTTTTGCTCCAAGTTTAATGGTTGATATCAAGGTTTTCGTTTTTCCGTTTACGGTTGCTTGACTATGTAATGTCATCGTTTGGGTCAAATCTTCTGGGTCATTATTTAGTTTTTTTAGATTATAGATCTTAACTTTAAGCGTACCGTTCTCTGCAGGGAGGTTCGCAGTTGGCAAAAACTGATCATTCGCATTCGTGACTTTGTAGTTTTTTATTATTTTATTTAGTGAGTCAGTAAAATCTCTTGCAGGGAGACCAGCGAGTGGCTGTGTTTTCGTTTCTAACAAAGTGGAAAGATAATCAATGCCTTTTTCAGCGAGCTCGACGGATTGAATTTGTGTTTCACGCGCATCTGTTTTCTTGGCGCCGTTAAACGTAGTCGTTACTAAAGAGAGGCCAGCTACGGAAAAAATGACAATCATTAAGAGAACAATGATGAGTGTATTTCCTCTTTCAGATAAAAGATTCTTCATTTCTACTCCTCCAATAGTCCGAACTGACTTTGTAGTGTTAGCGGCTTAGCTTGTTCATTTTTTTTGCTTTTAACGTTCAAGATGACTTTTACGCTTTTCCCTGTTTTTATGATAGATGAATCCTTAAAATCATAATCTCCAGAACTAATGGGCTGACCATCTATGACGGGTACGTGATCGAGAAAACCAACTGTTTTTGAAGAGTTCTGATTAATCTCGTATACAAGCACATTCTGGCTGCCGGTTGAAGCATTTTTTACTTTGGATACAGGTGCCGTATATAGAGCATCAATAATTTGTGACATAACAAGATCTGCTTCATCTCGAATGAGCGTTTCATTGTAAATCTTTTTTTCTGTATTTAATCCACTGAGCAAAACAAAATAAACGACTGTACCGATAATAGAAAAAAGAACGAGGGAGAGGAGTGATTCAATTAAGGTGAGACCTTTTTGATTTCGTAAGTTATTTAACATTTTTCACATATCCCTCTACAGATGTGACTTGATCTTTTTGGTTGCTTTTATAGTAGATGGTTACTTTAACAGGGAAGAGATTGATAGAGGTTTCTTCACCTTGTTGTGATGTTACTGTGATTTTTGTTTCGTATTTGTTGTTGTTGATCATCGTTTCATATAAATCTCTGCAACTTGATTTTGTACATTGGTTCTTATCGTATGTATTAGGAGAAGCTTTAATCTCGTATGAAGCATAATCGTTCTGTAACCGTTCTAATGTCATTCGTGCTAGATTAGTTGCGACTAGTTTGTTGTTGTTTCCAGCAGATATTTGGTTGGCCTGATTAAAAAATTGAGAAATACCGATCACCGAAACAGAAAGGATGGTTAGTGAAATGAGCACTTCTATTAGTGAAAATCCTTTTTCTGAAAGCATTGCACACAACCTCCTACCTTTTAATCAGTATAAAAGTACTATTAATCTCTTGTGTTCTACTTGATTATACAATATTATTAGAAAAAATTGATATTATTGGATGTTTTTTAGTAAATTTGTAGTATTATAGGTTTAATTAGCGAATATTGGAATGGGGGAGAGGTCAATCATACCATTTATTGTTTTATTCACTTTTACATTGATTGCAGGTACGGTGCTGTATTTTTATCCGCCAAACATTCCATTGAAGTTTAAGATGACGCTGTTAGGGCTGGCGTTTTTGCTGGCTTTAGGA is from Fictibacillus sp. b24 and encodes:
- a CDS encoding DUF5658 family protein — encoded protein: MDRVFRIQKHLWVCLCLGILNAADALFTHQLLQKGGTELNPLMRSLYEYDPVIFLLVKFFFTYLIIAIGFIPLKRRVQVLLNIALLVYMVVITWHVIINVWLVK
- a CDS encoding prepilin-type N-terminal cleavage/methylation domain-containing protein, producing MLSEKGFSLIEVLISLTILSVSVIGISQFFNQANQISAGNNNKLVATNLARMTLERLQNDYASYEIKASPNTYDKNQCTKSSCRDLYETMINNNKYETKITVTSQQGEETSINLFPVKVTIYYKSNQKDQVTSVEGYVKNVK
- a CDS encoding PulJ/GspJ family protein; the encoded protein is MLNNLRNQKGLTLIESLLSLVLFSIIGTVVYFVLLSGLNTEKKIYNETLIRDEADLVMSQIIDALYTAPVSKVKNASTGSQNVLVYEINQNSSKTVGFLDHVPVIDGQPISSGDYDFKDSSIIKTGKSVKVILNVKSKKNEQAKPLTLQSQFGLLEE
- a CDS encoding YjfB family protein, with the protein product MDIASLSVMLNQSQVQQQANLSIMKMAMNTAEQNSVNFTKMLEQSVQPHLGSKIDMKL
- a CDS encoding YaaR family protein produces the protein MNIEKVNPLSLLRLGSKKETTLEKVSFSEVMAKGREEKTIDRLRELVSKIEDQGSILAESRTVEDLRKYKQLVKDFMDDAIKSGLQLEDRRGFTRRGKSKIYKIVEQVDKKIIELTDAVLVQQKSSLEILDLVGEIKGLLVNVYA